A single window of Flavipsychrobacter sp. DNA harbors:
- a CDS encoding YtxH domain-containing protein, translating into MANTGKTIATLLIGAAVGAAVGYVIAMDEDKRQKSIDKIKDTFNDLKDKISEKSQDIEEEIYNS; encoded by the coding sequence ATGGCAAATACAGGAAAAACTATTGCAACACTATTGATAGGTGCTGCTGTTGGCGCAGCAGTAGGTTACGTAATAGCAATGGATGAGGATAAAAGACAAAAGAGCATTGATAAGATAAAGGATACATTCAACGACTTGAAAGATAAAATATCAGAAAAGTCGCAGGATATAGAAGAGGAAATTTATAACTCTTAA
- a CDS encoding AI-2E family transporter: MNNESVKRLILLVLILLLGVAISWQLSAFFPGLLGAITLYILVRERYMKLTQQKGWNKWLTASLFILGSILLFALPVILLIQLLLPKLNKVLSNKKELEQTIQMVSQKIQELELPFSITSEQLLSIAQDITASVPAVLGATANILTNGVLALFILYFMLLEGAKMEKHIKAYTPLKESNVNDIWDATRTMVRSNAIGIPVLAASQAIAAAIGYWIFGVDAYILWGVLTGIFSIVPLLGCMIVWVPICIYLFAIGDTSAAIWLAIYSFVITGGVDNVLRFTILKKLGDIHPVTTMLGIIIGVPLFGFMGFIFGPLLISYLLLLIKVYRIEFVGEPVED; the protein is encoded by the coding sequence ATGAATAACGAAAGTGTAAAACGATTAATACTACTGGTATTAATACTCCTTCTTGGTGTTGCTATTAGCTGGCAGCTATCAGCATTCTTTCCAGGGCTGTTGGGCGCCATTACTTTATACATCCTTGTTCGCGAGCGCTATATGAAACTCACCCAACAAAAAGGTTGGAATAAATGGCTAACAGCATCCTTGTTTATTTTGGGTTCCATTCTCTTATTTGCCTTACCGGTTATCTTATTGATACAACTATTACTCCCTAAGCTCAATAAGGTACTTAGCAATAAGAAAGAACTGGAACAAACCATACAAATGGTATCTCAAAAGATACAAGAGTTAGAACTTCCATTTTCTATTACATCAGAGCAATTACTATCTATAGCACAAGACATAACAGCATCAGTACCTGCCGTGCTTGGCGCCACAGCCAATATCTTGACCAACGGCGTATTGGCCTTATTCATCCTCTACTTTATGCTGCTGGAAGGTGCTAAAATGGAAAAACACATCAAAGCTTACACCCCTCTTAAGGAGAGTAATGTAAATGACATCTGGGATGCTACAAGAACTATGGTACGTTCTAATGCCATTGGCATACCAGTGCTTGCAGCTAGTCAAGCCATTGCTGCAGCTATAGGCTATTGGATATTTGGGGTAGATGCTTATATCCTTTGGGGAGTACTAACAGGCATATTCTCCATAGTACCGCTATTAGGGTGCATGATAGTGTGGGTGCCTATCTGTATATATCTTTTTGCAATAGGCGATACTAGTGCTGCTATTTGGCTAGCCATTTATTCCTTCGTAATAACAGGGGGTGTTGATAATGTGCTTCGCTTCACAATTCTGAAAAAACTGGGAGACATTCACCCTGTCACAACTATGCTGGGCATCATTATAGGTGTGCCTTTATTTGGGTTTATGGGGTTCATCTTCGGCCCTTTACTTATCTCTTACCTACTACTACTTATTAAGGTATATAGAATAGAATTTGTTGGCGAACCTGTAGAAGACTAG
- the nadD gene encoding nicotinate (nicotinamide) nucleotide adenylyltransferase gives MHIGLYFGSFNPIHIGHLIVANHIVENTEIDKLWFVVSPHNPLKDSNSLLNEYDRLHLVQLAIEDNPKFRASNVEFQLPKPSYTIDTLTYLSEKFPLERFSVIMGSDSFQNIHRWKNFEQLINNHDIIIYKRPGYEIEDTHGADITILEAPLLEISASFIRNQVKEGKSIRYLTTEKVWRYIDENNYFKK, from the coding sequence ATGCACATCGGCTTATACTTCGGTAGTTTTAATCCCATACATATTGGTCATTTAATAGTTGCCAACCATATAGTTGAGAACACGGAAATTGATAAATTATGGTTTGTAGTATCTCCGCACAACCCGTTAAAAGATTCAAATTCACTGCTTAACGAGTATGACAGGCTACACCTAGTGCAATTGGCTATAGAGGATAACCCGAAGTTTAGAGCAAGTAATGTTGAGTTTCAACTACCTAAACCGTCTTACACAATTGATACCTTGACATATCTTTCCGAGAAGTTTCCATTAGAACGTTTTTCGGTAATTATGGGATCTGATAGTTTTCAAAATATCCATAGATGGAAAAACTTTGAGCAGTTGATAAATAACCATGATATTATTATCTACAAAAGGCCAGGTTATGAAATCGAAGATACCCATGGTGCAGATATAACTATTCTTGAAGCCCCCTTGCTGGAAATATCAGCCTCCTTTATCCGAAATCAAGTAAAAGAAGGTAAGTCTATCCGTTACCTTACTACAGAAAAAGTATGGCGGTATATTGATGAAAATAATTACTTCAAAAAATAA